One window of Sphingobacteriales bacterium genomic DNA carries:
- a CDS encoding polyribonucleotide nucleotidyltransferase: MSWNTFTTSIKLDDGREITLETGTLARQADGAVLVRQGNTVLLATVVSNKEKSPTANFFPLSVDYQEKFASSGRIPGGFLKREARLSDYEILISRLIDRALRPLFPDNYYYETQVIVWLISGDKEVMADSLAGLAASTAITISDIPFAGPLSEVRVARIDGNFVINPSVSEMALADMDIMVAATEQNIVMVEGEAIECSEDDLVQAIELAHEAIKKQCKAQLELAALCGKPKREIPSMPEVDENLKQQVIQFAEAKIKDIVKSGSGKHERKEQFKLVEASFLESLGEEAEAETINKAEEYLEELHRDIVRNMILDEGLRLDGRKTHEIRPLMIKVDYLPAPHGSALFCRGETQSLTTVTLGTKQDEQMLDKAAGLEYSKFLLHYNFPAFSTGEVKPMRGPGRREVGHGNLAMRSLKQVLPNQDENLYTIRIVSDILESNGSSSMATVCAGSLALMDAGIQIKSGVSGIAMGLISDGNRFAVLSDILGDEDHLGDMDFKVTGTVNGICGVQMDIKIDGLSSDVLRKALYQARDGRLHILQAMNEVMSQPRPDLKPHAPRIVKLMIDKEFIGAVIGPGGKVIQEMQRETKTTINIEEKENGKGEVLIYGSDKASLDAAVMRIRAIASTPEVGEVYEAKVKSIMPYGAFVEFMPGKEGLLHISEVAHTRLENLDGVMKEGDIIQVKLIGVDDRTGKFKLSMKVLLPKPEGTNTDGREPREKRQDPPRFNKR, from the coding sequence ATGAGTTGGAACACATTTACAACATCTATTAAATTAGATGACGGACGCGAAATAACACTCGAAACCGGAACTTTAGCCAGACAAGCCGATGGGGCCGTACTTGTTCGTCAAGGGAACACCGTATTGTTAGCCACCGTTGTTTCTAATAAAGAAAAATCTCCGACCGCCAATTTTTTCCCGCTATCGGTGGATTATCAGGAAAAATTCGCCTCTTCCGGACGCATTCCCGGCGGGTTTCTCAAAAGAGAAGCAAGACTTTCCGATTACGAAATTCTAATCAGCAGGCTAATTGACCGCGCATTAAGACCCTTATTTCCGGACAATTATTATTACGAAACTCAGGTAATTGTTTGGTTAATTTCAGGAGATAAAGAAGTGATGGCCGATAGCCTTGCGGGATTAGCAGCTTCTACAGCGATTACCATATCCGACATTCCCTTTGCAGGACCTCTATCAGAAGTAAGGGTTGCCAGAATTGACGGTAATTTTGTCATAAATCCTTCTGTTTCCGAAATGGCTCTTGCCGATATGGATATTATGGTTGCCGCCACAGAACAAAATATTGTGATGGTTGAAGGCGAAGCCATTGAATGTAGTGAGGACGATTTAGTCCAAGCCATTGAGCTTGCCCACGAAGCTATAAAAAAACAATGTAAGGCACAGTTGGAATTAGCCGCACTTTGCGGTAAACCTAAACGGGAAATACCCTCTATGCCGGAAGTGGACGAGAACCTGAAACAACAGGTTATTCAGTTTGCAGAAGCTAAAATCAAAGATATAGTAAAATCCGGTTCAGGAAAACATGAAAGAAAAGAGCAGTTTAAACTTGTTGAAGCTTCTTTCTTGGAATCATTAGGCGAAGAAGCCGAAGCAGAAACTATAAATAAGGCGGAAGAATATCTGGAAGAACTGCATAGAGATATTGTTCGCAATATGATTTTGGATGAAGGGTTACGTTTAGATGGGCGCAAAACTCACGAAATTCGTCCCTTAATGATAAAGGTAGATTATCTCCCCGCCCCTCATGGCTCTGCTTTGTTTTGTCGTGGTGAAACACAATCACTGACTACCGTTACGCTGGGTACTAAACAAGACGAACAAATGCTGGATAAAGCTGCCGGATTGGAATATTCCAAGTTTTTACTGCACTATAATTTCCCGGCTTTTTCAACCGGAGAGGTTAAACCAATGAGAGGCCCCGGACGGAGAGAGGTTGGACATGGCAATCTTGCTATGCGCTCCTTAAAACAAGTATTGCCCAATCAGGACGAAAATCTATATACCATCAGGATTGTATCAGATATTTTAGAGTCAAACGGTTCAAGTTCAATGGCTACTGTTTGTGCTGGTTCGTTAGCTTTGATGGATGCTGGTATTCAAATTAAAAGTGGAGTGTCTGGAATTGCGATGGGACTTATCAGCGATGGAAATCGCTTTGCAGTATTGTCAGATATTTTAGGCGATGAAGACCATCTTGGAGATATGGACTTCAAAGTAACCGGTACTGTCAATGGAATTTGTGGCGTACAAATGGACATAAAGATTGACGGTCTTTCTTCTGATGTTTTAAGAAAAGCATTGTATCAGGCAAGAGACGGACGATTACATATACTTCAGGCCATGAACGAAGTTATGTCTCAGCCCAGACCGGATTTAAAGCCTCATGCACCTCGTATTGTGAAACTAATGATAGACAAAGAATTTATTGGTGCTGTAATTGGTCCTGGCGGAAAAGTAATTCAGGAGATGCAGCGTGAAACCAAAACGACTATCAATATTGAGGAGAAAGAAAACGGAAAAGGCGAAGTGTTGATTTACGGTTCTGACAAAGCCTCTTTAGATGCAGCAGTGATGAGAATTAGGGCGATTGCTTCTACTCCGGAAGTTGGAGAAGTCTATGAAGCAAAAGTTAAAAGCATAATGCCTTATGGCGCATTTGTTGAGTTTATGCCCGGCAAAGAGGGATTGCTCCATATTTCAGAAGTAGCTCATACCCGTTTGGAAAACCTGGATGGTGTTATGAAAGAAGGAGATATTATTCAGGTTAAACTGATTGGTGTTGACGACAGAACCGGCAAGTTTAAACTCAGCATGAAAGTGTTATTACCAAAACCTGAAGGTACAAACACAGATGGTAGAGAACCCCGCGAAAAACGTCAAGACCCACCGAGGTTTAACAAGCGATAG
- the rpsO gene encoding 30S ribosomal protein S15: MGYTYLSSEEQQKLFKEFGGAENNTGSADGQVALFTRRIAHLSKHLQTNKKDHSTRRALLRLVGQRRKLLAYIKKKDINRYRALIQSLDLRK; the protein is encoded by the coding sequence ATGGGATACACTTATCTTTCAAGTGAAGAACAGCAAAAGCTATTTAAAGAGTTCGGTGGTGCAGAAAACAACACCGGTTCGGCTGATGGTCAAGTCGCGTTATTTACCAGACGCATTGCGCATCTTTCCAAACACCTTCAAACCAACAAAAAAGACCATTCAACCCGAAGGGCTTTGTTGCGTTTGGTAGGTCAAAGACGCAAGTTGCTGGCATATATCAAGAAAAAAGACATTAACCGATACAGAGCGCTTATCCAAAGCCTCGACCTTCGTAAATAG
- a CDS encoding VWA domain-containing protein produces the protein MARKEVNVFNLSMLDLLSGALGAILIIFVIIPKLSGDIKIALKELEQIKELKVDAKEIQDMIQELKRSVPTAELVKYQAKFEQLEAQSQKLNQTIIDLQEEVKLLQDKLITCDKQRTDLQEKVTKLQKEVEDLKNRLENHDSIVKQLEKQIEDLRNQLAKCEVEKTQVTNELTQKTSEVETLKVEIEKLKEQLKNAKETIEKQQKEITEYKERVGVEYNDKNIVFVIDRSGSMDDNPEPQKLDEVKAGIKMMIANLDNTYKVDVVVFPNTKEEHYYFKYGKLTPISTNSKYDIYKFINEIKAYGCTPSRQALEFVLTASNYSEAGTIVFVSDGAPTKIIGNECIDEDINDVLSFVKSTNTGKKTINCLGVGAEFRNQSSTNAAVVFMKELSKQNSGFYIGF, from the coding sequence ATGGCTCGCAAAGAAGTAAATGTATTTAATCTTTCCATGCTCGACCTCCTTTCAGGAGCTTTAGGTGCCATCCTTATCATTTTTGTGATCATCCCCAAACTAAGCGGAGATATTAAAATCGCTCTGAAGGAATTGGAACAAATCAAAGAATTAAAGGTAGATGCAAAAGAAATTCAGGATATGATTCAGGAACTGAAACGTTCTGTACCTACGGCTGAACTTGTAAAATATCAGGCTAAGTTTGAACAATTGGAAGCACAGTCTCAAAAATTAAATCAGACGATTATTGATTTACAGGAAGAGGTAAAGTTATTACAAGATAAATTGATAACCTGTGACAAGCAACGGACTGATTTGCAGGAAAAGGTGACCAAATTGCAAAAAGAAGTAGAAGACCTGAAAAACAGATTAGAAAATCACGATTCCATTGTTAAACAGTTAGAAAAGCAGATTGAAGATCTTCGAAATCAGTTGGCTAAATGTGAGGTAGAAAAAACGCAGGTAACAAACGAACTGACCCAAAAAACCTCCGAAGTAGAAACACTTAAAGTTGAAATTGAAAAGCTGAAAGAGCAGCTCAAAAACGCCAAAGAAACGATTGAAAAACAACAAAAAGAAATCACGGAATATAAAGAAAGGGTAGGGGTTGAATATAACGACAAAAACATCGTGTTTGTCATTGACCGTTCGGGCAGTATGGATGATAACCCTGAGCCTCAGAAATTAGATGAGGTAAAGGCCGGAATTAAAATGATGATTGCAAATCTCGACAATACCTACAAGGTTGATGTTGTCGTTTTTCCGAACACTAAGGAAGAACATTATTACTTCAAATATGGAAAACTCACTCCAATAAGCACCAACAGCAAATACGACATCTATAAGTTTATTAATGAAATTAAGGCTTATGGTTGTACGCCAAGCAGGCAGGCATTGGAATTTGTTTTGACCGCTTCTAATTACTCGGAAGCCGGAACCATAGTTTTTGTTTCAGACGGCGCTCCCACAAAAATTATCGGCAACGAATGTATTGATGAAGACATCAATGATGTATTGAGCTTTGTGAAAAGTACCAATACCGGAAAAAAGACAATCAACTGTTTAGGGGTGGGTGCTGAATTTAGAAATCAGTCTTCTACAAACGCTGCCGTTGTTTTTATGAAAGAACTTTCCAAGCAAAATTCGGGGTTTTATATCGGATTTTAA
- a CDS encoding serine/threonine-protein phosphatase — MSIILHPPVFLHEKGKRKNNQDAIYPVAEAATALDRLFMVCDGVGGASKGEVASRMVCDLFHAYFNEHGTSHVDEKFIANALKFAEEKLTEYTSADEEANNMSTTLTLLYFDDIQNKALVSWCGDSRIYHIRNGEVIFVSEDHSLVQELVKRGELTMEEAQTHPQKNIILRAISGTDAPTKADVVEITDVQANDYFLLCSDGILEGVDQRLLLTLLNNSNADINKVREHIYTLCLENSRDNFSMYLIQVQEVTKAARKSGITKILTHNSSKTTKSPAATNQFLDEKTRKIVFIFAGVAVLALLLLFTFGNHKTKADIEYQDSLNQAKQMLLTPDSVEIAKRILLDLEIDYPNKKNEIEAILLEIAKNEELARFEQENAIKLQTLIDSINTNVSKSKLDELKADSAYFVKIKESKDIRNLDTLLYKLKDKNPSQTPSNPVSLPAQNNGTSNPNSKDAKNKKENYNK; from the coding sequence ATGTCTATAATTCTTCATCCTCCTGTTTTTTTGCACGAAAAAGGTAAACGTAAAAACAATCAAGATGCTATTTATCCTGTAGCAGAAGCAGCAACAGCACTCGACCGTTTATTCATGGTTTGTGATGGTGTTGGAGGGGCAAGTAAAGGTGAAGTTGCCTCCCGGATGGTTTGTGATTTGTTTCACGCATATTTTAACGAGCATGGAACAAGTCATGTGGACGAAAAATTTATTGCCAATGCTTTGAAATTTGCCGAAGAAAAACTGACCGAATATACTTCGGCAGACGAAGAGGCTAACAATATGTCAACCACTTTAACCTTGTTGTATTTTGACGATATCCAAAACAAAGCACTTGTTTCGTGGTGTGGAGACAGCCGGATTTATCATATCAGAAACGGGGAGGTGATTTTTGTATCCGAAGACCATTCATTGGTGCAAGAGTTGGTGAAGCGCGGAGAACTGACGATGGAAGAAGCACAAACCCACCCTCAAAAAAACATCATTCTCCGGGCTATTTCCGGCACAGATGCCCCAACCAAAGCAGATGTTGTGGAAATTACCGATGTTCAGGCAAATGATTATTTCCTGCTTTGCAGTGATGGAATATTAGAAGGAGTTGACCAACGATTGTTGCTTACTTTGTTAAACAATTCAAATGCTGACATCAACAAGGTACGTGAACATATTTATACCCTTTGTCTGGAAAACTCACGGGATAATTTTTCAATGTATTTAATTCAGGTACAGGAAGTTACAAAAGCTGCACGCAAATCGGGTATCACCAAAATATTGACTCACAACAGCAGTAAAACGACCAAATCACCTGCTGCCACCAATCAATTTTTGGACGAAAAAACCCGAAAAATAGTGTTCATCTTTGCAGGAGTAGCTGTATTGGCCTTGTTGTTACTTTTTACTTTCGGAAACCACAAAACAAAAGCAGATATAGAATATCAGGATTCTTTGAATCAAGCAAAACAGATGCTTCTTACGCCGGACAGCGTTGAAATTGCCAAACGCATATTGTTGGATTTGGAAATTGATTATCCGAATAAAAAGAACGAAATTGAAGCTATCCTGCTCGAAATTGCAAAAAATGAAGAATTGGCCCGTTTTGAACAGGAAAATGCTATTAAATTACAAACGTTGATAGATTCAATAAACACCAACGTTTCCAAAAGCAAATTAGATGAACTGAAGGCTGACAGTGCTTATTTTGTAAAAATCAAAGAAAGTAAAGACATCAGGAATTTAGATACTTTATTATACAAGCTAAAAGATAAGAACCCTTCGCAAACTCCTTCAAACCCTGTCTCTCTACCTGCACAAAATAACGGCACTTCTAATCCAAACAGCAAAGACGCTAAAAACAAAAAGGAAAATTACAACAAGTAA
- a CDS encoding toxin-antitoxin system YwqK family antitoxin, translating into MKVMILISVFQVLLLLQNCKPAETVPELEVISSEISFKKNDEGINLAYYGDKPFTGIIYTEYPDGKRFVQKSFVKGLEEGKWDIFYPNGNKMKTGNIVNGVKEGIVYEWWENGNQKNKQPFKNGKKHGTWEAWYENGAKQTTRDFDNDLLNGKVIVWDSLGKLTKEYQYKNGQMVNRDYHSSKEGQMPEMPHIEK; encoded by the coding sequence ATGAAGGTAATGATATTAATATCGGTGTTTCAGGTTTTATTGTTGCTTCAAAACTGCAAACCTGCCGAAACTGTCCCTGAATTAGAGGTCATTAGCAGTGAAATCAGTTTCAAAAAAAATGATGAGGGAATCAATCTGGCTTATTATGGCGATAAGCCTTTTACCGGTATCATCTATACTGAATATCCGGACGGCAAACGTTTTGTTCAAAAATCATTTGTCAAAGGACTTGAAGAGGGGAAATGGGATATTTTTTACCCAAACGGCAATAAGATGAAAACCGGAAATATTGTCAATGGTGTTAAAGAAGGCATTGTTTACGAATGGTGGGAAAACGGAAATCAGAAAAACAAACAGCCTTTTAAAAATGGCAAAAAACATGGCACCTGGGAAGCATGGTATGAAAACGGGGCGAAACAAACCACTCGTGATTTTGATAATGACCTGTTAAACGGGAAAGTTATAGTTTGGGATTCATTGGGAAAACTAACCAAAGAATACCAATACAAAAACGGTCAGATGGTAAACCGCGACTATCATTCGTCAAAAGAAGGACAAATGCCGGAGATGCCTCATATAGAAAAGTAA
- a CDS encoding glycosyltransferase family 2 protein — MKPSIPQYSVVVPVYRGVATLAVLTRQLVAFFQNDGLSFEIIFVYDCGNDNSWNILKEIKARFPEVVNLVRLSRNTGQHTATLCGFTVAQGKFIITMDEDLQHPPHQIARLIETQKSGNFDLVYGLYQNRQHHFFRNIAAQVFAKLISIFIPHLHPHITSFRLVKSVFARHAALMQTPYPFVDGHFAKLNAKTGSCLVEHQLPNLERGSTYNLCRLIVHAFGILSGYTKLPFYLLIISLLSGTILGWHILKHTVSFFNALKQNNFMFLVFFLFSLTILLSSIILLWRYVNTKHRSYPIAGTFLSVSRF; from the coding sequence TTGAAACCTTCAATCCCTCAATATTCTGTTGTAGTTCCGGTTTATCGCGGAGTTGCCACGCTTGCTGTACTGACGCGGCAACTGGTAGCTTTTTTTCAGAATGATGGGTTAAGTTTTGAAATCATTTTTGTCTATGACTGTGGAAATGATAACTCCTGGAATATTCTGAAAGAGATAAAAGCCCGTTTTCCTGAAGTAGTCAATCTGGTGCGACTTTCCCGAAACACCGGACAACACACCGCAACTTTATGCGGATTTACCGTTGCACAAGGAAAGTTCATCATCACCATGGATGAAGATTTACAACATCCGCCTCATCAAATAGCCCGCTTGATTGAAACACAAAAGTCCGGTAATTTCGATTTGGTGTATGGCCTTTACCAAAACAGACAGCACCATTTTTTCAGGAATATAGCCGCACAAGTTTTTGCTAAACTTATTTCGATTTTTATTCCCCATCTTCATCCGCATATCACCTCTTTCAGATTGGTTAAGTCTGTTTTTGCACGTCATGCTGCTTTGATGCAAACGCCTTATCCTTTTGTTGACGGACATTTTGCCAAACTCAATGCAAAAACAGGGAGTTGTTTGGTCGAACATCAGCTCCCTAATCTCGAAAGGGGAAGCACTTATAATTTGTGCCGTTTGATAGTTCATGCTTTCGGAATTTTGTCGGGATATACTAAACTTCCGTTTTATTTGCTGATTATTTCTTTACTGTCAGGTACTATTTTAGGTTGGCATATTTTGAAACATACGGTCTCTTTCTTTAATGCCCTGAAGCAAAATAATTTTATGTTTTTGGTTTTTTTTCTGTTCAGCCTGACAATCCTCCTCTCTTCCATCATTCTTTTGTGGCGATATGTAAACACAAAACATAGAAGTTATCCGATTGCGGGTACTTTTTTGTCCGTTAGTCGTTTTTGA